The following coding sequences lie in one Phycicoccus duodecadis genomic window:
- a CDS encoding TIGR02611 family protein, which yields MTGGEPKRPFFRPPHDEDEWEWRHRLRANAGTRLGLRLVVAVVGLVLVLGGFALVPLPGPGWLIVILGLAVWASEIEPASDLLEWVKRQVRRWERWVKAQSRGVQALVVLVTFAFVAGVLWLTFRLTGLPGFLPDGLTRWLEANLAL from the coding sequence GTGACCGGGGGCGAGCCGAAGCGGCCGTTCTTCCGGCCACCCCACGACGAGGACGAGTGGGAGTGGCGGCACCGGTTGCGGGCCAACGCGGGGACGCGCCTGGGCCTGCGGCTGGTCGTGGCCGTCGTCGGTCTCGTACTCGTGCTCGGCGGCTTCGCCCTCGTCCCGCTGCCGGGGCCGGGCTGGCTCATCGTCATCCTCGGGCTCGCGGTGTGGGCCTCCGAGATCGAGCCGGCCTCGGACCTGCTCGAGTGGGTCAAGCGGCAGGTGCGCCGGTGGGAGCGGTGGGTGAAGGCGCAGTCGCGCGGCGTGCAGGCGCTCGTGGTGCTGGTGACGTTCGCGTTCGTGGCGGGCGTGCTCTGGCTGACCTTCCGCCTCACCGGGCTGCCGGGGTTCCTCCCCGACGGCCTCACCCGCTGGCTGGAGGCGAACCTGGCGCTGTGA
- a CDS encoding TetR/AcrR family transcriptional regulator: protein MTSTAPDGRSARWDEHRLARRRELVEAAVRAVREHGAQVGMDEVAATAGTSKTVLYRHFADRAGLYAAVAHRVDGTIVRGITRAAGEEPTAAREPRAVIRAVIAAYLHLVEDDPEVYRFIVNAPIVPPGERPEGDVTAGMTGRIAEHVAGIIGAGLGSPVTGPTAHLWGVALVGMVRAAADDWLADGGARSGRTADDLADDLTTVVWDGLRPRR, encoded by the coding sequence GTGACCTCCACCGCCCCCGACGGGCGCAGCGCCCGCTGGGACGAGCACCGTCTGGCCCGCCGCCGCGAGCTGGTCGAGGCCGCCGTGCGCGCGGTCCGCGAGCACGGTGCGCAGGTCGGGATGGACGAGGTGGCCGCCACCGCCGGTACCTCGAAGACGGTGCTCTACCGCCACTTCGCCGACCGCGCGGGCCTCTACGCGGCGGTCGCCCACCGGGTCGACGGCACCATCGTGCGCGGCATCACGCGCGCCGCCGGCGAGGAGCCCACCGCCGCCCGGGAACCGCGGGCCGTCATCCGCGCCGTCATCGCCGCCTACCTGCACCTGGTCGAGGACGACCCCGAGGTGTACCGCTTCATCGTCAACGCGCCGATCGTGCCCCCCGGTGAGCGGCCCGAGGGTGACGTCACCGCCGGGATGACCGGGCGCATCGCCGAGCACGTGGCCGGCATCATCGGTGCCGGCCTCGGCTCCCCCGTGACCGGGCCCACCGCCCACCTGTGGGGGGTCGCGCTCGTCGGGATGGTGCGGGCGGCGGCCGACGACTGGCTGGCCGACGGCGGCGCCCGCAGCGGGCGCACCGCCGACGACCTCGCCGACGACCTGACCACCGTGGTCTGGGACGGACTGCGACCCCGCCGCTGA
- a CDS encoding class I SAM-dependent methyltransferase translates to MSIAHIVESVVDGPLPLRVEAFDGSATGPDEAPRRLSIDTPRGISYLATAPGDLGLARAYVAGDLTVHGVHPGDPYDVLRDLAEVRFRRPGKDQVLELSRTLGLKALTPPPPPPQESLPRWRRVAEGLRHSLTRDAEAIHHHYDVSNRFYELVLGPSMAYTCACYPSASATLEEAQENKYRLVFDKLGLQAGDRLLDIGCGWGGMVRYAARRGVSVLGVTLSREQAQWAQKAVADEGLADLAEVRHSDYRAVTETGFDAVSSIGLTEHIGVRNYPAYFRFIQARLRTGGLLLNHCITRPHNRPTSTGAFIDRYVFPDGELTGSGRIITEAQDVGLEVLHEENLREHYALTLAGWCRNLVDHWDECVAEVGEGTARVWGLYMAGSRLGFERNEVQLHQVLAVKPDPRGGTGLPLRPWWSA, encoded by the coding sequence GTGAGCATCGCCCACATCGTCGAGTCCGTCGTCGACGGACCGCTGCCCTTGCGCGTCGAGGCGTTCGACGGGTCGGCCACCGGGCCGGACGAGGCGCCCCGCCGGCTGAGCATCGACACCCCGCGCGGCATCTCCTACCTCGCAACCGCCCCCGGCGACCTGGGGCTGGCGCGCGCCTACGTGGCCGGCGACCTGACCGTGCACGGCGTCCACCCCGGCGACCCCTACGACGTGCTGCGCGACCTGGCCGAGGTGCGCTTCCGCCGCCCCGGCAAGGACCAGGTCCTCGAGCTGTCGCGCACCCTCGGCCTCAAGGCGCTGACCCCGCCGCCCCCGCCGCCGCAGGAGAGCCTCCCGCGCTGGCGCCGCGTCGCCGAGGGGCTGCGCCACTCGCTCACCCGCGACGCCGAGGCCATCCACCACCACTACGACGTCTCGAACCGGTTCTACGAGCTGGTCCTCGGCCCGTCGATGGCCTACACCTGCGCGTGCTACCCGTCGGCCAGCGCCACCCTCGAGGAGGCGCAGGAGAACAAGTACCGCCTCGTGTTCGACAAGCTGGGGCTGCAGGCCGGCGACCGGCTCCTCGACATCGGCTGCGGCTGGGGCGGGATGGTGCGGTACGCGGCCCGCCGAGGGGTCAGCGTGCTGGGCGTGACGCTCTCGCGCGAGCAGGCCCAGTGGGCGCAGAAGGCCGTGGCCGACGAGGGCCTGGCCGACCTGGCCGAGGTCCGCCACAGCGACTACCGGGCGGTCACCGAGACCGGCTTCGACGCGGTGTCGTCGATCGGGCTCACCGAGCACATCGGGGTGCGCAACTACCCCGCCTACTTCCGTTTCATCCAGGCCCGGCTCCGCACCGGGGGCCTGCTGCTGAACCACTGCATCACCCGTCCGCACAACCGCCCGACCTCGACCGGGGCCTTCATCGACCGCTACGTGTTCCCGGACGGCGAGCTCACCGGCTCCGGCCGGATCATCACCGAGGCCCAGGACGTGGGGCTCGAGGTCCTGCACGAGGAGAACCTGCGCGAGCACTACGCCCTCACCCTGGCCGGCTGGTGCCGCAACCTGGTCGACCACTGGGACGAGTGCGTGGCCGAGGTCGGCGAGGGCACCGCCCGGGTGTGGGGCCTCTACATGGCCGGGTCGCGGCTCGGGTTCGAGCGGAACGAGGTCCAGCTGCACCAGGTGCTGGCGGTCAAGCCCGACCCACGCGGGGGCACCGGGCTGCCGCTGCGCCCGTGGTGGAGCGCCTGA
- a CDS encoding lysophospholipid acyltransferase family protein: MSDVLYRVVIRVARGLFRVLGLRLDVRGAERLPVTGPVVLAANHSSFVDFMVVGLPADERGRLVRFMAKESVFRSATGGPLMRGMRHIPVDRRSGTAAALRARRALLAGEMVGVYPEATIGHAFTLKARSDLTRGAAHLAIATGAPLVPVAHWGLHRVFTVGPRWSLRRGRWVGIQVGQPLYRLPGETPAELTGRLHDALRELVEGLLDRYPDVPADPSRAWWWPAHRGGAAPAPDAARELDRRAVAEADGVPYVRSA, translated from the coding sequence GTGAGCGACGTCCTCTACCGCGTGGTCATCCGGGTCGCCCGCGGGCTGTTCCGGGTCCTCGGGCTGCGCCTCGACGTGCGCGGGGCCGAGCGGCTGCCGGTGACCGGGCCGGTGGTCCTCGCGGCCAACCACTCGAGCTTCGTCGACTTCATGGTCGTGGGGCTGCCGGCCGACGAGCGGGGGCGGTTGGTGCGCTTCATGGCCAAGGAGTCGGTGTTCCGGTCCGCCACGGGCGGCCCGCTGATGCGGGGGATGCGGCACATCCCGGTCGACCGGCGCTCGGGCACCGCCGCGGCCCTGCGCGCCCGTCGCGCCCTGCTGGCGGGGGAGATGGTCGGTGTCTACCCCGAGGCCACCATCGGGCACGCGTTCACCCTGAAGGCCCGCTCCGACCTCACGCGCGGCGCCGCGCATCTGGCGATCGCCACCGGCGCCCCTTTGGTGCCGGTCGCCCACTGGGGCCTGCACCGGGTCTTCACGGTCGGACCGCGCTGGTCGCTGCGCCGGGGCCGCTGGGTCGGCATCCAGGTGGGTCAGCCGCTCTACCGCCTCCCGGGCGAGACCCCGGCGGAGCTCACCGGCCGCCTGCACGACGCCCTGCGCGAGCTGGTCGAGGGACTGCTCGACCGTTACCCCGACGTGCCCGCCGACCCGAGCCGGGCGTGGTGGTGGCCGGCCCACCGTGGTGGAGCCGCCCCCGCGCCCGACGCCGCGCGCGAGCTCGACCGGCGGGCGGTGGCCGAGGCCGACGGGGTGCCGTACGTGCGCTCCGCCTGA
- a CDS encoding FAD-binding oxidoreductase has protein sequence MSLLDRDLTTGAAAHRAGVDRLVASYRAIPLGAPVRLAKRTSNLFRARAATDVTGLDTSGLTGVVDIDPEGRTADVQGMCTYEDLVDATLAHGLSPLVVPQLRTITLGGAVTGLGIESSSFRNGLPHESVLEMDVLTGTGEVVTADPTSRHTDLFRGFPNSYGTLGYATRLRIALEPVGRTVSLRHVRFHDLDALVTALGEIVAAGEYEGETVDYLDGVVFGADESYLTLGARSDEPGPTSDYTGQGIFYRSIQHDRPRPVRDTLSTLDYLWRWDTDWFWCSRAFGAQNPLVRRVWPRRWLRSSVYWKLVALDRRFDVADRLEARRGRPPRERVVQDVEIPLSTTAEFLRWFLREVPIEPIWLCPLRLRDDRSWTLYPLEPGETYVNVGFWSTVPADPAGGPGATNRRIEDEVGALGGHKSLYSEAFYDEETFWRHYGGADYPALKERYDPDHRLPDLYAKAVRGA, from the coding sequence ATGAGCCTGCTCGACCGTGACCTCACCACGGGCGCGGCCGCGCACCGCGCCGGCGTCGACCGTCTCGTCGCCAGCTACCGCGCCATCCCCCTCGGGGCACCGGTCCGGCTGGCCAAGCGCACCAGCAACCTCTTCCGGGCCCGCGCCGCCACCGATGTGACGGGGCTCGACACCAGCGGCCTCACCGGCGTCGTCGACATCGACCCCGAGGGCCGCACCGCCGACGTCCAGGGCATGTGCACCTACGAGGACCTCGTCGACGCCACCCTCGCCCACGGTCTGAGCCCGCTCGTGGTGCCCCAGCTGCGCACCATCACCCTGGGCGGGGCCGTCACGGGGCTCGGCATCGAGTCGTCGTCGTTCCGCAACGGGCTGCCGCACGAGTCGGTCCTCGAGATGGACGTGCTCACCGGCACTGGTGAGGTCGTGACGGCCGACCCCACCAGCCGGCACACCGACCTCTTCCGCGGCTTCCCCAACTCGTACGGCACCCTCGGCTACGCCACCCGGCTGCGTATCGCGCTCGAGCCGGTGGGTCGCACGGTCTCGCTGCGGCACGTGCGCTTCCACGACCTCGACGCCCTGGTCACCGCCCTCGGCGAGATCGTGGCGGCGGGGGAGTACGAGGGCGAGACGGTCGACTACCTCGACGGCGTCGTGTTCGGCGCCGACGAGTCCTACCTGACCCTCGGCGCCCGCTCCGACGAGCCCGGCCCCACCAGCGACTACACCGGGCAGGGCATCTTCTACCGCTCCATCCAGCACGACCGGCCGCGCCCGGTGCGCGACACCCTGAGCACCCTCGACTACCTGTGGCGCTGGGACACCGACTGGTTCTGGTGCTCGCGAGCCTTCGGGGCGCAGAACCCCCTGGTGCGCCGGGTGTGGCCGCGGCGCTGGCTGCGCTCGAGCGTCTACTGGAAGCTCGTGGCCCTCGACCGCCGGTTCGACGTCGCCGACCGGCTCGAGGCGCGCCGTGGGCGACCGCCGCGCGAGCGGGTCGTGCAGGACGTCGAGATCCCGCTGTCGACCACGGCCGAGTTCCTGCGGTGGTTCCTGCGCGAGGTCCCCATCGAGCCGATCTGGCTGTGCCCGTTGCGCCTTCGTGACGACCGCTCGTGGACGCTCTACCCCCTCGAGCCGGGCGAGACGTACGTCAACGTGGGGTTCTGGTCCACCGTGCCCGCCGACCCCGCGGGCGGCCCCGGGGCCACCAACCGCCGCATCGAGGACGAGGTGGGCGCCCTCGGCGGCCACAAGTCCCTCTACTCGGAGGCCTTCTACGACGAAGAGACCTTCTGGCGCCACTACGGCGGCGCCGACTACCCCGCGCTCAAGGAGCGCTACGACCCCGACCACCGGTTGCCCGACCTCTACGCGAAGGCCGTGCGCGGTGCCTGA
- a CDS encoding acetyl-CoA C-acetyltransferase produces the protein MTTPRRAAVLGGNRIPFARQFGPYAEASNQDMLTAALEGLVARHGLAGERVGEVVAGAVIKHSRDFNLTREAVLGSSLAADTPAYDIQQACGTGLEATILVANKIALGQADSGIAGGVDSASDAPIVVPERLRRKLLRLNRAKTPADRARAALAIRPTDLGIQVPAANEPRTGMSMGEHMAVTAARWGITREAQDELALASHHHLAAAYERGFFDDLMTPYLGLTRDQNLRPDSTIEKLASLRTAFGTGPEATMTAGNSTPLSDGASAVLLGSPEWAEAHGLKPLAWFVDGETAAVDYLSGEEGLLMAPAYAVPRMLARQGMSLQDFDLYEIHEAFASTVLSTLKAWEDPEFCRDRLGLEAPLGAIDRSRLNVNGSSLAAGHPFAATGGRIVATLAKLLHEKGSGARGLVSVCAAGGQGVVAVLEAA, from the coding sequence GTGACCACACCGCGCCGCGCCGCCGTCCTCGGCGGCAACCGCATCCCCTTCGCCCGGCAGTTCGGCCCCTACGCCGAGGCCTCCAACCAGGACATGCTCACGGCCGCGCTCGAGGGCCTCGTGGCCCGCCACGGGCTGGCCGGCGAGCGCGTCGGCGAGGTCGTCGCGGGTGCGGTCATCAAGCACAGCCGTGACTTCAACCTCACCCGCGAGGCCGTGCTGGGCTCGAGCCTGGCCGCCGACACGCCCGCCTACGACATCCAGCAGGCCTGCGGCACCGGCCTCGAGGCCACCATCCTCGTGGCGAACAAGATCGCTCTCGGACAGGCCGACTCCGGCATCGCCGGGGGGGTCGACTCCGCGTCCGACGCGCCGATCGTGGTGCCCGAGAGGCTGCGTCGCAAGCTGTTGCGCCTCAACCGGGCCAAGACCCCGGCCGACCGGGCCCGCGCCGCGCTCGCCATCCGCCCCACCGACCTCGGGATCCAGGTGCCCGCCGCCAACGAGCCGCGCACCGGGATGTCGATGGGTGAGCACATGGCCGTCACGGCCGCCCGCTGGGGCATCACCCGCGAGGCGCAGGACGAGCTGGCCCTGGCCAGCCACCACCATCTGGCCGCCGCCTACGAGCGCGGCTTCTTCGACGACCTGATGACGCCCTACCTGGGGCTGACCCGCGACCAGAACCTGCGTCCCGACAGCACGATCGAGAAGCTCGCGTCGCTGCGCACGGCGTTCGGCACCGGGCCCGAGGCCACCATGACGGCCGGCAACTCGACCCCGCTCAGCGACGGCGCCTCGGCGGTGCTGCTGGGCTCGCCCGAGTGGGCCGAGGCCCACGGGCTGAAGCCGCTGGCGTGGTTCGTCGACGGCGAGACCGCGGCGGTCGACTACCTCTCGGGTGAAGAGGGCCTGCTCATGGCCCCGGCCTACGCCGTGCCGCGGATGCTCGCGCGCCAGGGGATGAGCCTGCAGGACTTCGACCTCTACGAGATCCACGAGGCGTTCGCGTCGACCGTGCTGTCGACCCTGAAGGCCTGGGAGGACCCGGAGTTCTGCCGCGACCGGCTCGGCCTCGAGGCCCCCCTGGGCGCCATCGACCGCTCGCGCCTCAACGTCAACGGCTCCTCCCTGGCGGCCGGGCACCCGTTCGCCGCCACCGGCGGCCGCATCGTCGCGACCCTGGCCAAGCTCCTGCACGAGAAGGGCTCGGGCGCTCGGGGGCTGGTGTCGGTCTGTGCCGCGGGCGGGCAGGGCGTCGTGGCCGTCCTCGAGGCCGCCTGA
- a CDS encoding aminotransferase class IV, with the protein MTDIRVWVDGARVPADGPAVSAVDHGVTVGDGAFETAKVVDGRPFALTRHLARLDRTMAGLGLPPADHDLIRAGVAAVLAGEPIAFGRLRWTVTAGPGPLGSDRLASRLTHIVTAVPHERPAPSGAVVTVPWVRNERSATAGLKTTSYADNVVALARAQEQGAVEAVFANTRDELCEATGSNVFVVLDGVVRTPPLSSGCLAGISRALLLEWCAADGLEVREEDLPLDVLQRAEEVFITSSIKDVMPVSAVDGRALPAPGPVTAAVQGVWARHAERTDDP; encoded by the coding sequence ATGACGGACATCCGCGTATGGGTCGACGGTGCCCGGGTCCCGGCCGACGGCCCCGCCGTCAGCGCGGTCGACCACGGCGTCACCGTGGGCGACGGAGCCTTCGAGACGGCCAAGGTCGTGGACGGTCGCCCGTTCGCCCTCACGCGCCACCTGGCCCGGCTCGACCGCACCATGGCCGGGCTGGGGCTGCCCCCGGCCGACCATGACCTCATCCGCGCCGGGGTCGCGGCGGTCCTGGCCGGCGAGCCCATCGCGTTCGGCCGGCTGCGCTGGACCGTGACGGCCGGCCCCGGGCCGCTGGGCTCGGACCGCCTCGCCTCGCGGCTGACCCACATCGTCACCGCAGTGCCGCACGAGCGCCCGGCCCCCTCGGGAGCGGTCGTCACCGTGCCGTGGGTGCGCAACGAGCGGTCGGCCACCGCCGGGCTGAAGACCACCTCGTACGCCGACAACGTCGTGGCTCTCGCGCGGGCCCAGGAGCAGGGGGCGGTCGAGGCGGTCTTCGCCAACACCCGCGACGAGCTGTGCGAGGCCACCGGCAGCAACGTCTTCGTCGTGCTCGACGGTGTCGTGCGCACGCCGCCGCTGTCGAGCGGCTGCCTCGCCGGCATCTCGCGCGCGCTCCTGCTCGAGTGGTGTGCCGCCGACGGGCTCGAGGTGCGTGAGGAGGACCTGCCCTTGGACGTGCTCCAGCGGGCCGAGGAGGTCTTCATCACCTCCTCCATCAAGGACGTCATGCCGGTCTCCGCCGTCGACGGCCGTGCCCTGCCCGCCCCGGGCCCGGTGACCGCCGCCGTCCAGGGCGTCTGGGCCCGGCACGCCGAGCGGACCGACGACCCGTGA
- a CDS encoding NAD(P)H-binding protein yields MTIAITGSTGALGGAVARLLADLSPRLVVRDASRAPAIGGSEVVVATYADDDAAVRALTGVDTLLMVSAAEAVDRRAQHRGFVAAAARAGVGHIVYTSFAGAAPDATFTLGRDHHDTEEAITASGMRATLLRDSFYAEVLPLFADAEGVIRGPAGHGRVALVSRLDVADVAAAVLRSPAEHAGRTYELTGPEALTLDEAARRAGAVLGRDLRFEDESLEEAYASRRAAYDAEQWQLDAWVSTYTAIADGSTARVTDDVERVTGHPARTLEAALAALA; encoded by the coding sequence ATGACCATCGCCATCACCGGCTCGACCGGCGCCCTCGGGGGTGCCGTGGCCCGTCTCCTCGCCGACCTCTCCCCCCGGCTCGTCGTGCGTGACGCCTCGCGGGCCCCGGCCATCGGCGGCAGCGAGGTCGTGGTGGCGACCTACGCCGACGACGACGCGGCCGTGCGCGCCCTCACCGGCGTCGACACCCTCCTCATGGTCTCGGCCGCCGAGGCGGTCGACCGGCGGGCCCAGCACCGCGGGTTCGTCGCGGCCGCGGCCCGGGCGGGCGTCGGTCACATCGTCTACACCTCGTTCGCGGGGGCGGCGCCCGACGCCACGTTCACCCTCGGGCGCGACCACCACGACACCGAGGAGGCGATCACCGCCAGCGGGATGCGTGCGACGTTGCTGCGCGACAGCTTCTACGCGGAGGTGCTGCCGCTCTTCGCCGACGCCGAGGGGGTCATCCGGGGGCCGGCCGGCCACGGGCGGGTCGCGCTGGTGAGCCGGCTCGACGTCGCCGATGTCGCGGCCGCCGTCCTGCGCTCCCCCGCCGAGCACGCCGGGCGCACCTACGAGCTGACCGGGCCCGAGGCGCTCACCCTCGACGAGGCCGCGCGGCGGGCCGGCGCGGTCCTGGGGCGCGACCTGCGCTTCGAGGACGAGAGCCTCGAGGAGGCCTACGCCTCCCGCCGCGCCGCCTACGACGCCGAGCAGTGGCAGCTGGACGCGTGGGTCAGCACCTACACCGCCATCGCCGACGGCTCGACCGCCCGGGTCACCGACGACGTCGAGCGGGTGACCGGGCATCCCGCCCGGACCCTCGAGGCGGCGCTGGCCGCCCTGGCCTGA
- a CDS encoding phosphoenolpyruvate carboxykinase (GTP), whose translation MADLEKPLDDAGLTNPAVREYVLHWAQYLGAERIEVVSASDDARLIQESLAADEIQPAGEGLYYSRSYAKDTARSEERTIVATSRPEDEGVYNNWRHSDEIRPVVEGHMQGAMAGKTMYVIPYLMAPPGSPLERYAAGVEITDNRTVCLHMIRMARVGVDLINGLADPDMFVRAVHVTGDLPNLGQGTDDDQRYFVTVADERTILHFGSSYGGNALLGKIAHGLRQAAYDGWASGEFLGEQFMLLGITDKETGETHHICGGFPSASGKTNLAMTLAPDALGERYHVSFYGDDIAWLWVAADGQLYGLNPENGVFGVAKDTNEDTNPTALDAIEEGTQALFTNVAYNESTHEVWWEGKTPARPTDPTGWRDWKGELIADRNPDEAGDPWAHPNSRFTTTLANVPNVAADFENPHGVKIDAIIFGGRTRDREPLVRAIDDLAEGVYDGLTLGAEATAAAEGVEGKLRYDPMSMRPFMSYPEGPYAAHWLNVVGAAKDQPVFAHVNWFQRDPEDGHFLWPGYRENLRALLWLVEYKKGQVTGRRTPVGVVPLREELNLDGLEIDSDELDTLLTIDVERWREEMGHREEHLKQFANLPEQIWEAHRRVAAALEAEATVDV comes from the coding sequence GTGGCCGACCTGGAGAAGCCGTTGGACGACGCGGGGCTGACCAACCCCGCGGTGCGGGAGTACGTCCTGCACTGGGCGCAGTACCTCGGAGCCGAGCGCATCGAGGTGGTCAGTGCCTCCGACGACGCCCGGCTGATCCAGGAGTCCCTGGCGGCCGACGAGATCCAGCCGGCCGGTGAGGGCCTGTACTACTCGCGCAGCTACGCCAAGGACACCGCCCGCTCCGAGGAGCGCACCATCGTCGCCACCAGCCGCCCGGAGGACGAGGGCGTCTACAACAACTGGCGCCACTCCGACGAGATCCGTCCCGTCGTCGAGGGGCACATGCAGGGGGCGATGGCGGGCAAGACCATGTACGTCATCCCGTACCTGATGGCTCCGCCCGGGAGCCCCCTCGAGCGCTACGCGGCCGGTGTCGAGATCACCGACAACCGCACCGTGTGCCTGCACATGATCCGGATGGCGCGGGTCGGCGTCGACCTCATCAACGGCCTCGCCGACCCCGACATGTTCGTGCGGGCCGTGCACGTGACCGGAGACCTGCCGAACCTCGGGCAGGGCACCGACGACGACCAGCGCTACTTCGTGACGGTGGCCGACGAGCGCACCATCCTGCACTTCGGCAGCAGCTACGGGGGCAACGCCCTGCTCGGCAAGATCGCCCACGGCCTGCGCCAGGCGGCCTACGACGGCTGGGCCTCCGGCGAGTTCCTGGGCGAGCAGTTCATGCTCCTCGGCATCACCGACAAGGAGACCGGCGAGACCCACCACATCTGCGGGGGGTTCCCCAGCGCCTCGGGCAAGACCAACCTCGCGATGACACTGGCCCCCGACGCCCTCGGCGAGCGCTACCACGTGTCGTTCTACGGCGACGACATCGCCTGGCTGTGGGTGGCCGCCGACGGCCAGCTGTACGGCCTCAACCCCGAGAACGGGGTGTTCGGGGTCGCCAAGGACACCAACGAGGACACCAACCCCACCGCCCTCGACGCCATCGAGGAGGGCACCCAGGCGCTGTTCACCAACGTCGCCTACAACGAGAGCACCCACGAGGTCTGGTGGGAGGGGAAGACCCCGGCGCGGCCCACCGACCCCACCGGCTGGCGGGACTGGAAGGGCGAGCTCATCGCCGACCGCAACCCCGACGAGGCCGGCGACCCGTGGGCCCATCCCAACAGCCGTTTCACGACCACGCTGGCGAACGTGCCCAACGTGGCGGCCGACTTCGAGAACCCGCACGGGGTCAAGATCGACGCGATCATCTTCGGCGGCCGCACCCGCGACCGGGAGCCGCTGGTGCGCGCCATCGACGACCTGGCCGAGGGCGTGTACGACGGCCTGACCCTGGGAGCCGAGGCCACCGCCGCGGCCGAGGGCGTGGAGGGGAAGCTGCGGTACGACCCGATGTCGATGCGCCCGTTCATGTCCTACCCCGAGGGTCCGTACGCCGCGCACTGGCTGAACGTCGTCGGCGCCGCGAAGGACCAGCCGGTCTTCGCGCACGTCAACTGGTTCCAGCGCGACCCCGAGGACGGCCACTTCCTCTGGCCCGGGTACCGCGAGAACCTGCGCGCCCTGCTGTGGCTCGTGGAGTACAAGAAGGGGCAGGTCACCGGGCGCCGCACCCCCGTGGGGGTCGTCCCGCTGCGCGAGGAGCTGAACCTCGACGGCCTCGAGATCGACAGCGACGAGCTCGACACCCTGCTCACCATCGACGTCGAGCGCTGGCGCGAGGAGATGGGGCACCGCGAGGAGCACCTGAAGCAGTTCGCGAACCTGCCCGAGCAGATCTGGGAGGCGCACCGCCGCGTGGCCGCCGCGCTGGAGGCGGAGGCAACGGTCGACGTCTGA
- a CDS encoding chorismate-binding protein has protein sequence MAEARFGSVLARGVEAVSHDVADLDRGGFWVVVRTFEGAFTAVRMAEVRRGVPMPRAEPDDDWPALRGEWRTSLDEAAYRAGVDEVRRRVAAGTVYQVNLCRVLEHDLPRAASLAALGRRLARGNPAPHAATIDLPEAGLEVACASPELFLRRVGDRLTSGPIKGTARTAEGLLAKDYAENVMIVDLVRNDLAPVCRPGTVEVGALCRLEEHPGLVHLVSEVTGRLRPGVGWSEVMAATFPPGSVSGAPKHTALQAIADLEPVPRGPYCGAVGWVDADRGEASLAVGIRTFWAARRDDGRRVLRFGTGAGITWGSSAAAEWDETALKAARLVGLAGGGRARSGRVGA, from the coding sequence GTGGCGGAGGCACGGTTCGGGTCGGTGCTCGCCCGCGGGGTCGAGGCCGTCAGCCACGACGTGGCCGACCTCGACCGCGGCGGCTTCTGGGTGGTCGTGCGCACCTTCGAGGGCGCCTTCACCGCGGTGCGGATGGCCGAGGTCCGGCGTGGGGTACCGATGCCCCGCGCGGAGCCGGACGACGACTGGCCGGCGCTCCGGGGGGAGTGGCGCACCAGCCTGGACGAGGCCGCCTACCGGGCCGGCGTCGACGAGGTGCGGCGGCGGGTGGCGGCCGGCACGGTGTACCAGGTCAACCTCTGCCGGGTGCTCGAGCACGACCTGCCCCGGGCTGCCTCCCTGGCCGCGCTCGGTCGGCGCCTGGCCCGCGGCAACCCCGCACCGCACGCGGCCACCATCGACCTGCCCGAGGCCGGGCTGGAGGTCGCGTGCGCCTCGCCGGAGCTGTTCCTGCGGCGGGTGGGCGACCGGCTGACGTCGGGCCCGATCAAGGGGACCGCGCGCACCGCCGAGGGTCTCCTCGCCAAGGACTACGCCGAGAACGTGATGATCGTCGACCTCGTGCGCAACGACCTGGCGCCGGTCTGCCGGCCGGGCACCGTCGAGGTCGGCGCGCTGTGCCGGCTCGAGGAGCATCCGGGTCTGGTGCATCTGGTCTCGGAGGTCACGGGGCGGCTGCGGCCGGGGGTGGGGTGGAGCGAGGTGATGGCCGCGACGTTCCCTCCGGGTTCGGTGAGCGGCGCGCCGAAGCACACCGCGCTGCAGGCCATCGCCGACCTCGAGCCGGTGCCCCGAGGCCCGTACTGCGGGGCCGTCGGATGGGTGGACGCCGACCGGGGCGAGGCCTCGCTGGCCGTCGGCATCCGGACCTTCTGGGCCGCTCGTCGCGACGACGGCCGGCGGGTCCTGCGGTTCGGCACCGGCGCCGGGATCACGTGGGGCAGCTCGGCCGCCGCGGAGTGGGACGAGACCGCGCTGAAGGCGGCGCGTCTCGTCGGGCTTGCCGGCGGTGGCCGGGCCCGGTCTGGGAGGGTGGGCGCATGA